From Streptomyces sp. GSL17-111, one genomic window encodes:
- a CDS encoding aminotransferase class V-fold PLP-dependent enzyme, protein MPSSLSQEFAPQTTYLNTAAHGIFPARTATVLRAAVQEMAEARMDQTAYYERVEEARAAFAALVGLPAERVATGSAVAVHVGLIAQSLPTGTEVLVADGDFSSLVNPFHVRPDLRLRQAPLEGLADAVRPGTGLVAVSAVQSADGRVADLAAVRAAARAAGARVLVDTTQSTGWLPMDPELADFTVCGAYKWLLCPRGTSFLTVPEDGGGLVPAHAGWVAGERPWDACYGPIDDLARSARRFDESPPFLPFLGAVPSLALIAELGPAAIGAHNRELAARFRAGATELGHRPVPADSAVVAVPGLGDAAPALARAGVEVSARAGNLRASFHLYNSGADVDRLLEVLADHAR, encoded by the coding sequence ATGCCGAGTTCGTTGAGCCAGGAGTTCGCACCGCAGACCACGTACCTCAACACCGCCGCCCACGGGATCTTCCCCGCCCGGACCGCGACCGTACTGCGCGCCGCCGTCCAGGAGATGGCCGAGGCGCGCATGGACCAGACCGCCTACTACGAACGGGTCGAGGAGGCGCGCGCCGCCTTCGCCGCGCTCGTCGGCCTGCCCGCCGAGCGGGTCGCCACCGGATCGGCCGTGGCGGTGCACGTCGGGCTGATCGCCCAGTCCCTCCCCACCGGTACCGAAGTGCTCGTCGCCGACGGAGACTTCAGCTCCCTCGTCAACCCCTTCCACGTCCGCCCCGACCTGCGGCTGCGGCAGGCGCCCCTGGAGGGCCTGGCGGACGCCGTGCGGCCGGGGACGGGGCTGGTCGCGGTGAGCGCCGTGCAGTCCGCCGACGGCCGCGTGGCCGACCTCGCGGCCGTGCGCGCCGCCGCCCGGGCCGCCGGAGCCCGGGTGCTCGTCGACACCACGCAGTCGACCGGCTGGCTGCCCATGGACCCCGAGCTCGCCGACTTCACCGTCTGCGGTGCCTACAAGTGGCTGCTGTGCCCGCGCGGCACGTCGTTCCTCACCGTGCCCGAGGACGGGGGCGGGCTCGTCCCCGCACACGCCGGGTGGGTCGCGGGGGAGCGGCCCTGGGACGCCTGCTACGGACCGATCGACGACCTCGCCCGCTCCGCGCGCCGTTTCGACGAGTCGCCGCCCTTCCTGCCGTTCCTCGGAGCCGTGCCCTCACTGGCGCTGATCGCGGAGCTGGGCCCGGCGGCGATCGGCGCCCACAACCGGGAGTTGGCCGCGCGGTTCCGGGCCGGGGCGACGGAGCTCGGCCACCGTCCCGTCCCGGCCGACTCGGCCGTCGTCGCGGTGCCGGGGCTGGGCGACGCCGCACCGGCACTGGCCAGGGCGGGCGTCGAGGTCTCCGCGCGGGCGGGCAACCTCCGCGCGTCCTTCCACCTGTACAACAGCGGCGCCGACGTCGACCGCCTCCTGGAGGTCCTCGCCGACCACGCGCGCTAG
- a CDS encoding tryptophan 2,3-dioxygenase family protein → MVTALGRRQEAADRTLTYDDYLELTTLLDLQRPRSEHPDELHFIVVHQSMELWFKLLAHDLRRMVVLLDADRLPECCTVMRRINDVMTALLVQMRSLRDLPPHSFHAFRNLLGEASGFQSAQFREVELCSGLREEGYLRDLRGVCGGALPEAVVRNLGRRSVADAHREAAHRAGLDDWAALYTDEGAASPLYVLSEQLMDYDELWLRWRTEHVALVRRMIGGSTRGTGGTEIGYLERTLRHRFFPYLWESRDTLAAGPAGEDHRSGGDAG, encoded by the coding sequence ATGGTGACGGCCCTGGGCCGGCGGCAGGAAGCCGCCGACCGCACGCTCACCTACGACGACTACCTGGAGTTGACCACCCTCCTCGACCTCCAGCGGCCGCGCAGCGAACACCCGGACGAGCTGCACTTCATCGTCGTGCACCAGTCGATGGAGCTGTGGTTCAAGCTCCTCGCCCACGACCTGCGGCGGATGGTCGTGCTGCTGGACGCCGACCGGCTCCCGGAGTGCTGCACGGTGATGCGCCGGATCAACGACGTGATGACCGCGCTGCTGGTCCAGATGCGCAGCCTGCGGGACCTGCCGCCGCACAGTTTCCACGCCTTCCGGAACCTGCTCGGCGAGGCCAGTGGCTTCCAGTCCGCCCAGTTCCGCGAGGTGGAGCTGTGCTCGGGGCTGCGGGAGGAGGGCTACCTGCGCGATCTGCGCGGCGTCTGCGGGGGAGCGCTGCCCGAGGCGGTCGTCCGGAACCTGGGGCGGCGCAGTGTCGCCGACGCCCACCGGGAGGCGGCCCACCGCGCGGGCCTGGACGACTGGGCCGCGCTGTACACCGACGAGGGTGCCGCCTCGCCGCTGTACGTCCTCAGTGAGCAGCTCATGGACTACGACGAGCTGTGGCTGCGCTGGCGCACCGAGCACGTCGCGCTGGTGCGCCGCATGATCGGCGGCTCCACCCGGGGGACCGGGGGCACCGAGATCGGATACCTGGAGCGCACCCTGCGTCACCGCTTCTTCCCCTACCTGTGGGAGTCGCGCGACACGCTGGCCGCCGGCCCGGCGGGCGAGGACCACCGAAGCGGCGGAGACGCCGGGTGA
- a CDS encoding tryptophan halogenase family protein: MVNSVVIVGGGTAGWMTATYLRATFGDRLPVTLVESADVPTVGVGEATFSTVRHFFDYLGLAEHEWMPSCNASYKLAIRFENWRGTGEHFYHPFERLRVADGFSLADWWLKSGGRDGRRFDEACYVLPALCEAKRSPKHLDGELFERSLHDGGDRARRTTMSQQDTQFPYAYHFDAARLATFLADLGTRQGVRRVLDDVVEVRQDERGWISHLVTREHGEIRGDLFIDCTGFRGLLVNKTLGEDFVSFQDVLPNDRAVALRVPTDVEREGMAPYTTASARDNGWIWTIPLFGRIGTGYVYSSQFCSPEEAERELRRFVGPRAEGLEANHIRMRIGRNRRSWVKNCVAIGLSSGFVEPLESTGIFFIQHGIEQLVKHFPGEDWDPALVDAYNDRVARCLEGVREFLTLHYRAAARADTPYWKAAKERALPEGMAERLRGWEARLPDAGAVYPYYHGFDPYSYAVMLLGLGHHPARVHPALDLLDGAEADRQFADVRRQSERLAAELPSQHAYLAQLHG, encoded by the coding sequence ATGGTCAACAGCGTGGTGATCGTCGGCGGCGGTACGGCGGGCTGGATGACGGCCACCTACCTGCGCGCCACCTTCGGCGACCGGCTGCCCGTGACCCTCGTGGAGTCGGCGGACGTACCCACCGTCGGCGTGGGCGAGGCGACCTTCAGCACCGTCCGCCACTTCTTCGACTACCTCGGCCTCGCCGAGCACGAGTGGATGCCCTCCTGCAACGCCTCCTACAAGCTGGCCATCCGCTTCGAGAACTGGCGCGGCACCGGCGAGCACTTCTACCACCCGTTCGAACGCCTGCGGGTCGCGGACGGCTTCTCGCTCGCCGACTGGTGGCTCAAGTCCGGTGGCCGCGACGGCCGGCGGTTCGACGAGGCCTGCTACGTGCTGCCCGCCCTGTGCGAGGCCAAGCGCTCGCCCAAGCACCTCGACGGTGAGCTGTTCGAGCGTTCGCTGCACGACGGCGGTGACCGGGCGCGGCGGACGACGATGAGCCAGCAGGACACCCAGTTCCCCTACGCCTACCACTTCGACGCCGCCCGGCTCGCCACCTTCCTCGCCGACCTCGGGACGCGGCAGGGGGTGCGCCGGGTCCTGGACGACGTCGTGGAGGTCCGGCAGGACGAACGCGGCTGGATCTCCCACCTGGTCACCCGTGAGCACGGAGAGATCCGGGGCGACCTGTTCATCGACTGCACCGGCTTCCGCGGCCTGTTGGTCAACAAGACACTCGGTGAGGACTTCGTGTCCTTCCAGGACGTCCTGCCCAACGACCGTGCGGTGGCCCTGCGGGTGCCCACGGACGTCGAGCGCGAGGGCATGGCCCCCTACACCACGGCGTCCGCCCGCGACAACGGCTGGATCTGGACCATCCCGCTGTTCGGGCGGATCGGCACCGGCTACGTCTACTCCTCGCAGTTCTGCTCACCGGAGGAGGCCGAGAGGGAGCTGCGGCGGTTCGTCGGGCCCCGTGCGGAGGGGCTGGAGGCCAACCACATCCGGATGCGGATCGGCCGCAACCGGCGCTCCTGGGTGAAGAACTGCGTCGCCATCGGCCTGTCCAGCGGCTTCGTCGAGCCGCTGGAGTCGACCGGCATCTTCTTCATCCAGCACGGCATCGAGCAGCTGGTCAAGCACTTCCCCGGGGAGGACTGGGATCCGGCGCTGGTCGACGCCTACAACGACCGCGTCGCCCGCTGCCTGGAGGGCGTGCGGGAGTTCCTGACCCTCCACTACCGCGCCGCGGCGCGCGCCGACACCCCCTACTGGAAGGCCGCCAAGGAGCGGGCGCTGCCCGAGGGGATGGCCGAGCGGCTGCGGGGATGGGAGGCCCGGCTGCCCGACGCCGGCGCGGTCTATCCGTACTACCACGGCTTCGACCCGTACTCCTACGCCGTGATGCTGCTCGGCCTGGGGCACCACCCGGCCCGCGTCCATCCGGCGCTGGACCTGCTGGACGGGGCCGAGGCCGATCGGCAGTTCGCGGACGTGCGACGGCAGAGCGAGCGGCTGGCCGCCGAACTGCCCAGCCAGCACGCGTACCTGGCTCAGCTCCACGGTTGA
- a CDS encoding flavin reductase family protein, translating into MRSTRTDPSGTSDRGDGRAPRTDVDAFRSLMSGFPSGVAVVTSVDGAGAPRGLTCTSMCGVGLHPPSLLVCVDNRSGTLRALCESGAFAVNLLHTGGRRTAETFATPGRDRFAEVAWEPTARYRVPRLTEDAHATAECRVLRTHPGGDHTVVIGAVEEVLSRPGAPLLYGRRRFADWSRLAEPTTGER; encoded by the coding sequence ATGCGGAGCACCAGGACCGACCCTTCCGGAACCTCCGACCGGGGCGACGGCCGTGCGCCGCGCACCGACGTGGACGCCTTCCGGTCGCTCATGAGCGGCTTCCCCAGCGGGGTCGCGGTGGTGACCAGCGTGGACGGGGCCGGCGCACCGCGCGGACTGACCTGCACGTCGATGTGCGGCGTGGGTCTGCACCCGCCGAGCCTGCTGGTGTGCGTCGACAACCGCAGCGGCACGCTGCGGGCGCTGTGCGAGAGCGGAGCGTTCGCCGTGAACCTGCTGCACACCGGCGGCCGGAGGACGGCCGAGACGTTCGCGACCCCCGGACGGGACCGGTTCGCCGAAGTGGCGTGGGAGCCGACGGCACGCTACCGGGTGCCCCGGCTGACCGAGGACGCCCACGCGACGGCCGAGTGCCGGGTGCTCCGCACCCACCCGGGAGGTGACCACACCGTCGTCATCGGGGCGGTCGAGGAGGTCCTCAGCCGGCCCGGCGCACCGCTGTTGTACGGCCGACGGCGTTTCGCCGACTGGTCCCGGCTCGCGGAGCCGACCACCGGCGAGAGGTGA
- a CDS encoding response regulator transcription factor has product MKEQVLDCHVMDLHIPRHAPLLLDVAVLHEDEVVRRGLETLLRHMADVGSVRVAASSALLEQTLAHFTPDIVLLPASLETPTLRELIRTAREAGTKVLLLLSELDRYNVRRVSGLAVDGFVQESGLSADALNHAVTEVKRGEIPAPPGLVRELLAVVKAGERPSRGPQLTPREEEALALMVQGMSNKQIARRLGISEHGAKRHVSNVLAKLNCPNRTVAAVVAVQAGITAAPAP; this is encoded by the coding sequence ATGAAGGAACAGGTGCTCGACTGTCATGTCATGGACCTGCACATTCCCCGCCATGCCCCGCTCCTTCTCGATGTGGCGGTCCTGCACGAGGACGAGGTCGTCAGACGGGGCCTGGAGACCCTGCTGCGGCACATGGCCGACGTCGGCTCCGTCCGTGTCGCCGCTTCGTCCGCGCTGCTCGAGCAGACCCTCGCCCACTTCACCCCGGACATCGTGCTACTGCCCGCGTCCCTGGAGACCCCCACGCTCCGGGAACTGATCCGGACGGCGCGGGAAGCCGGGACCAAGGTCCTCTTACTGCTGAGTGAACTCGACCGGTACAACGTCCGGCGGGTCAGCGGCCTGGCGGTCGACGGCTTCGTCCAGGAGTCCGGCTTGAGCGCGGACGCGCTCAACCATGCGGTCACCGAGGTCAAACGGGGCGAGATACCCGCGCCCCCGGGCCTGGTGCGGGAACTGCTGGCGGTCGTGAAGGCCGGGGAACGCCCCAGCCGCGGGCCGCAACTCACCCCCCGCGAGGAGGAGGCGCTCGCCCTGATGGTGCAGGGGATGAGCAACAAGCAGATCGCCCGCCGCCTCGGCATCTCCGAGCACGGGGCCAAGCGCCACGTCTCCAACGTGCTGGCCAAACTCAACTGCCCCAACCGCACGGTGGCCGCGGTCGTCGCCGTCCAGGCAGGCATCACGGCGGCTCCGGCACCGTGA
- the panD gene encoding aspartate 1-decarboxylase, whose amino-acid sequence MKLRTMLKSKIHRATVTRADLHYVGSLTIDSDLMRAADLLPGELIHVVDIDNGARLETYVIEGPAGSGVIGVNGAAARLVQPGDLVIIIGYAQLSEDELADHEPRVVFVDDKNQMVGTGDDPSRALPDGATASGTAPADGGRPG is encoded by the coding sequence ATGAAACTCAGGACGATGCTGAAGTCGAAGATCCACCGGGCCACCGTCACCCGGGCCGACCTGCACTATGTGGGATCGCTGACGATCGACTCCGATCTGATGCGGGCGGCCGACCTGCTGCCCGGCGAACTCATCCACGTCGTCGACATCGACAACGGCGCCCGCCTGGAGACGTACGTGATCGAGGGACCCGCCGGCTCCGGGGTCATCGGCGTCAACGGAGCGGCGGCCCGGCTCGTCCAGCCCGGCGACCTGGTGATCATCATCGGCTACGCGCAGCTCTCCGAGGACGAACTCGCCGATCACGAGCCCCGGGTCGTCTTCGTCGACGACAAGAACCAGATGGTCGGGACCGGGGACGACCCGTCCCGCGCGCTGCCCGACGGCGCCACGGCGTCCGGCACGGCCCCCGCGGACGGCGGGCGACCGGGCTGA